A single window of Colletotrichum higginsianum IMI 349063 chromosome 8, whole genome shotgun sequence DNA harbors:
- a CDS encoding C6 finger domain-containing protein produces MSAPSNSSSPLISTRRRACTACQQAKRRCDQRLPRCGRCTQKGLEDCNYPSLEAAVAAADFNFFTDVLSGSAGTPTGSLHNIMPVPVVPETETPWSLFYGNAAAPTPSPSVMSPPASDCISRDAVFYCNEQFRCFPRRWVGQNGVAPFIHPALYLPTTNGADGLPPVLQDCFCACAAYAAKNDENSALVLGVVEAKATALLYVPEQATWTLPQQVAALQALVMYQIMRWFDGDIRQRVLADSVEPVLAAWTSALQSRVGAAVFAEEAVPPSVIPEVIAHVPPPQQSSSATSSYPQHQQQQQQHDLSPDNSRSNTPGGGGGGGGGSRLAKEELKAAWRRWLMAESIRRVLIMAHLVRAVYATAKQGGAYGKLGGSGSGGGSGGHPHPHLHHHIMGLSDMGFTAQARLWAATTAERWSRSREGDTAWWVSRMDFSGLLALADPREVDEFTIMLGVVFRGKDVVEDWITHGPGGM; encoded by the coding sequence ATGTCGGCCCCGTCGAACTCGTCGTCACCCCTCATATCGACCCGGCGCCGCGCCTGCACTGCGTGTCAGCAGGCGAAGCGCCGATGCGACCAACGCCTCCCGCGCTGTGGCCGGTGCACCCAAAAGGGGTTGGAGGACTGCAACTATCCgtccctcgaggccgccgttgcAGCCGCTGACTTCAACTTCTTCACAGACGTCCTCAGCGGTTCCGCCGGCACCCCAACCGGCTCCCTCCACAATATCATGCCCGTCCCCGTCGTGCCGGAGACGGAGACCCCGTGGTCCCTGTTCTATGGAAACGCTgccgcgccgacgccctcccCTTCCGTCATGTCCCCGCCCGCCAGCGACTGCATCTCAAGAGACGCCGTCTTTTACTGCAACGAGCAGTTCAGGTGCTTCCCGCGGCGTTGGGTGGGCCAGAACGGCGTCGCCCCCTTCATCCACCCGGCCCTTTACCTACCCACCACaaacggcgccgacggtcTGCCCCCCGTCCTACAGGACTGCTTCTGCGCGTGTGCCGCGTACGCGGCCAAGAACGACGAAAACtcggccctcgtcctcggcgtcgtcgaggccaaggccacgGCCCTACTCTACGTACCCGAACAGGCAACTTGGACCCTCCCGCAGCAGGTCGCCGCCCTACAGGCGCTGGTCATGTACCAGATCATGCGGTGGTTCGACGGCGACATCCGCCAGCGCGTGCTCGCCGATTCGGTCGAGCCCGTGCTAGCGGCGTGGACGTCGGCCCTGCAATCCCGCGTCGGAGCAGCCGTTTTCGCCGAAGAGGCCGTGCCCCCCTCCGTCATCCCGGAAGTGATAGCGCACGttccgccgccgcaacaatcctcgtcggccacgtCATCTTACCcacagcatcagcagcagcagcagcaacacgACCTCTCGCCGGATAATTCGCGCTCCAACACTcccggaggaggaggaggaggaggaggaggaagccgTCTGGCGAAGGAGGAGCTGAAGGCGGCGTGGCGCCGGTGGCTGATGGCCGAGTCAATACGCCGCGTGCTCATCATGGCACACCTTGTCCGCGCGGTATACGCCACGGCGAAGCAGGGCGGCGCGTACGGCAAGCTCGGGGGCTCGggatccggcggcggcagtgggGGGCATCCGCATCCTCACCTCCACCACCATATCATGGGGCTCTCGGACATGGGGTTCACGGCGCAGGCACGGCTGTGGGCCGCCACGACAGCGGAGCGCTGGAGCCGGTCGCGCGAGGGTGACACGGCGTGGTGGGTCAGCCGAATGGACTTTTCGGGCCTGCTCGCTCTCGCGGACCCGCGTGAGGTGGATGAGTTCACTATCATGCTTGGCGTCGTGTTCCGGGGcaaggacgtcgtcgaggactgGATCACGCATGGGCCCGGTGGCATGTGA